From the Coffea eugenioides isolate CCC68of chromosome 1, Ceug_1.0, whole genome shotgun sequence genome, the window ACCTAGGGTTTAAATTCGAAGCTAATCCAAAAACCCAAAAGCATAGGAGAACTAGAATAGAAAGTAGAACTATAAACGAGTGAAAGTGAAGAGCAATACTTGAAATAGTAAATAAACAAAGATAAACAGAGGGTGAAATCCGTGAATTTTGAGGAAAAGCTCACCAGAAATCTTTAAGAGACTAAACAACAGCAGAAAGGATGTGGAAAAAAGAGGCAAAGGGTTTAAGAGTGAAGGTGGAGAAAATGAAAACCCTCTGCcctcttttttcccctttttttttttttggttttgaccCGCTGAGGTGAATGTGATGACCTTATCGCCTTCAAGGCTTCAATCCAGCGGTGGTTTGATATGGACGTAAACCAACAACATTACAGACACGATCTTTGATGATTGGGAAATAAAGCAGCTTGCCTGGCCCttccttttattattattattattattattttattattcttTGTCCTTTATAACTTTCTCTCGCGTGTTCTTGAATGATGGGCCTCTCTTTCAGTAAGAATCGTTGGGCTGGAACAAACTTTCGGAGTTCTCAGCTTTCAAGTGTTCTAAGTATTCGATACAATGTGGTACATATTAAACCAACCAAGCCCAACTCAGTTGGCCACCAAAAAGAGACTCAAAAGGGTGCAGGTCAGGAGTTCAGAACCCCCAACTTTGTGGGTTTTCTTCAAATTTCACCCGCGAGTAGAGGTACTATCGAGCCGAGTTGAGCTCGAGTAGAAcgatactcgagctcgaactcgatcaGAATTAGTGTTACTCGAGCTCGAACGAGTAAAAAATTTggactcgagctcgactcgataaaataaaataaaactcgagctcgagtaagTTCGAGTAAATATCAAGCCCTATCTACTCGAACTCAAGCTCGAGTTTTGAAATAaacctataatttttttttcaaaatatataatataaatataatatgaaaACTCGATTAAACTCGTCGAACACTCGAATATTTATTTTtggagctcgaactcgactcgttgAATGTAACGAGTAGCTCGAACTCGATTTGACCGAGCTCGAGCCAAGCTTTTTACCAAGCCGCTTGCAAGCTACTCGCGAGCAGCTTGGCTTGATTGCACCTCTACCCGCGAATGTAGAGTGCACCATTTAATTTGGAGATAGTTTCAATGATTTTtagaaaacagaaaacaatAAATAAGATCCCATTATCCTTGATTATCACCACCCCTCATAGTTTATGCAGCCATAATGCCACGAGGAGAATTAGGAGCTGTCAAGAGAATTCATCCACATCTAGTTTTGACAAATGTTGGTGTTGGATTTTCACTAAGAGAATTAAATGTTCACCCTTGGTTGATCATCCTCATGTTATTCCTATCGTAGGACATTCAAAAGGTCCAAGGTGAATGCATCATATTCCTAACTGAGCTGCACTTTTGGACTGGGGCAGAAGCTTGAGGGCATGCTTAATCAGGAGTTCTATTTGCGTCATATTCCTGAAGAAGCTGCACTTTTTGCATTGGAGTAGGAGCTTGACAGTGCGGCACCTTCTAACCAAGTGGTGGCGCTACACCTCCCCAATTTCTTTGGTGGTGGCTATGGTGAATTTAGGTTCATTTTTTGCCATGGATCTAAGAATTATACAGAAAATAGAGTTCTGTAATAGGTTTAATGTGTAAAAAGGCAATTTAATCAGTTTATCCGCAACCGCAGCCGGTAAGGCAAGAGCTATCTtttggcccaaaaaaaaaaattacaaagaaGAAGAATTAACAGTCATAATGGGTTTGGATCATTTTGGGAGATTGTGTATGAGTCAACCCAAATTAATGAATATAGGTTATAGGGCCATCAACTAATATAGCCAAATATGTCAGCAATCATCAGGCAGACCGGTTATAGGGCCACTCGTAGCAGATGTAATTGTATAGCAGATCCGTgggttcaaaatcatcaactGCCTTCATTTTGCCGTCTTCAGAGTTGTACCAGTAAGGCATGAAAAAAATGGAGAGCAAAATCAGTTGACTGTTCCATGGGTGAAATCCCATAATGCCCATATATTCGCCGCAAATAGGTTCTCCAGGATTTTTTCCCTTGATAGCAGTGATACTCATTCTATGCTTCAAGACCCACCCAGACAGAGACCCAATCCTGGTGTAATCCTCTAAAACCCACATCTCCAAATTCTGCAGATCGTTTACAGCACAGTAAATTCTCCCTTCAGAAAGGCCCAAAAAACTACTATAGCCCTTCCCCTTCCATGGCAAATCCCAGACTTGTACGCATTTCCTGACATGACTATACCCCAATAATTTGAACTGATGAACCGTCCAGAACATAACGTCGCCAACCACAAAAGCTGGTATGTTATGAGCAGCTAAAGTGACTGGAGATGGAGAAATGATAGAGGAGCGTCTCCATTCCCCAGTCAAAGAAGAATATGTGTCTACCTCCAGAGTTGTAGTGGCTTTAAAAGGGTGTGGGTGTGACATTCCAAGTCGAACTACTTCATAAGATATCCTATCTAGTGATGTTGATGTGGCATGCCCTGATGTGCAAAGAAATGCTATATTAGCCACAGCACAAGGCTCCTGGGGTTCTGGAAGCTGCTTAGATTCTCTTGTGATGGGGTTGCATACAAAGTAATGACTACACGTCTCAGGTGCGGCGCAGCAGAGCAGGAAACCCATGGAAGAGCCAACAATTATGACTCTCTCAAGACCCAGAAAACTCAAAGATACATCAACGTCTAACTCAAGCTCCTTCCCTTCCTCGTATATGAATCACACCTTTGGAGGATAGTCACGCCGGCCAAGCAATTTCCGAGGGCAGTCAAACTCACTAGCCCATGGCTGCACAAAATAACCCACAAAATGAGGGTATTTGCATCCAGACTCATTGCTGCTAAGACAACATAGACAAGGGTGAACAAACAGAAGATAAGAGTTTGTGTATTTTTTGAAATAGACATTACCAGCACAACCAATAGAAGACTACGTCTCTTAATGTGTTATTAAAAACATACAACAACCACATGTGATTAAGGTCATCCGATTTTGGTATTATCCCGTACCACAGTCGGTTAAACTACGTTTCATTTGGTAAAAAATTGGATATTTGAAATCTcaaaacccaaaaaataaatGTGTTCCTGGTTATCAAGGCACGCCAAAATGCATGCAGGGTCAGAGAGACTGGAGTTCACTGTACATCATAGAGTAGGGTTGAGAATATTTTATGCTTCAACTGACCTAAAAttgctcaaaagaaaaaaaagagaaggaattAAACTAAACCTAATACACACAAACCGTAAATTTTGCCTCTTTAACAAATGAATTAATCACTTAACGATGCAAGCCTCATATGAAAATCTGCCAAAAATTCTCAATTTGCAACAAAATCATATTAATTCCgttcaacatttttttttttttttggagagggATTTAATTCGACTTTTTACAGTTACAAATAACCATTTGGGGGATCGGAAAGTGATTGACGAATTGTAACTCTGATCACTTAACTGGATTTGCTCTATCAACGTATTATCCATCGGAGTCGTCGGAGCAGTTGGAGTCTGAATTTGGTCCTTGGCCTTCTTCGGATGTCTCTTGGCCAGACTTTGCTCTAATTCCTCCAACGCGATCTGTTGCTCTGCGAGAGTGTCTTTTCGCTTAGAACTGCTCCCATCGATTTGCCACCGCGGCCGAACCTTGTTTGTCACCACCGACTCCGACCTCGTCTCCATCGCCATGTAAAGATTGATGATTATACCGAAAAAAAGATTGAGGGGTGACTGCCAACTCCCAAAAGACGTGAATGCTTTATAGTGTGTTTCTCGGCTAATTACTTATAATAttgtcttaaaaaaaaaagcgaaCATGTAATAATGGGCGTTTGCTGCCGGGCTTAGTCAGCTAAATAgcaaaatccttttttttttttaagctaaTTGATTATAATATTGTTACTTGACAAAAAATTCGGTCAAATATAGTCCCTTGATTGCCTGCTATCAATCTATGCCCGTTGCTCCTATATGGCTATATGGCGTGACGgtcactaaattttttttttttaaaagtccTTCTGGCCGTCGCGCCATGTAGGAGCGATGATCAGAGATGtcagaaatattttttttaaaatcttttttGACCGTCATTCCTATATGGCATAGACATACGTTAAATCTTTTTTAATCCAATCACTTTCAATTTGAATAACATTAAACATTTTCAAAATAGAGAAGtacaaattattttattaaaccCTATAATTGGATAGAAGGGTCTTATAGGATAATACCTACAAAACAAATAAGTACTAGTTGTTTTACAActattttaattgattaaattatttaAACTAATTATCGTATACCAAATAATGACACGCAAATAATTCTTCATTTCTACAAATATGTTATTAATCTTTTTATACGATTGCATTTTAtatgaaaatttaaatatataaatcGTAATTCATGttataatttttcattttttgacacAATTACGGTTCCTTTAACATTCTGTGTGCATTATACATAATAAAGTTAAAATTAACAAATCATTATAATATTAAGCAATACTTTCATCCATTAAGCAATCACTTACACTTAAATCATATtattaaatcattttctaaattTAACAAATCATAACAATTATGCATGTTATATAACTTAAGCTTGCTAAAATGGTAAACCTTAATTCTTTAAGAAACCTCTAAATCCTTTAacaaatggatcaaatttttaaaacctaGTCTCCtttaaaatgctaaaattctTGCGAGCCTAAtgtttgtttttaaaattttgtcaaactGTATGCATTGTTTTTAAAAGTTttgattttaaataatttttacagAAATTTTTTTGCCGAATTCCCAATTGAATTGtacaaagatttttttttttttttaaaaaagcatTTCTAAATTGCCTGGCTGAAggattttttatataaaaaaaatttctaaattatCTGACCGTCGGTCCTACATGGGGCAACAGCCAggaag encodes:
- the LOC113777439 gene encoding F-box protein At5g49610-like, with the translated sequence MGFLLCCAAPETCSHYFVCNPITRESKQLPEPQEPCAVANIAFLCTSGHATSTSLDRISYEVVRLGMSHPHPFKATTTLEVDTYSSLTGEWRRSSIISPSPVTLAAHNIPAFVVGDVMFWTVHQFKLLGYSHVRKCVQVWDLPWKGKGYSSFLGLSEGRIYCAVNDLQNLEMWVLEDYTRIGSLSGWVLKHRMSITAIKGKNPGEPICGEYMGIMGFHPWNSQLILLSIFFMPYWYNSEDGKMKAVDDFEPTDLLYNYICYEWPYNRSA